In a genomic window of Chiloscyllium plagiosum isolate BGI_BamShark_2017 chromosome 51, ASM401019v2, whole genome shotgun sequence:
- the chtopa gene encoding chromatin target of PRMT1a isoform X3 has protein sequence MSAPSTPKIVLKSTTKMSLNERFTNMLKNKQPPTVSIRATMQQQQLASARNRRLAQQMENRPSVQAALKLKQKSLKQRLGKSNIQARLGRPVGTLARGPIIGRGSPRGGVRLGRGGRGGARGGLPLRGQGPNRGRGGVPRLGLKRGGMRGRGGLGRGGPPGRGGISGRGRGGIVGRGRGGFPGRGRGRGRGRGATRPPLTREQLDNQLDAYMSKTKGHLDAELDAYMAQADGEAND, from the exons CTTTACCAACATGCTGAAGAACAAACAGCCTCCAACGGTGAGCATTCGAGCAACGATGCAGCAGCAGCAACTGGCAAGTGCCAGAAACCGCCGTTTGGCGCAGCAAATGGAGAACAGGCCCTCTGTCCAAGCTGCGCTCAAGTTGAAGCAG AAGAGTCTGAAACAGCGTCTAGGTAAGAGCAACATCCAAGCACGATTGGGGCGACCAGTGGGAACTTTGGCCCGAGGACCAATTATTGGCCGGGGATCACCAAGAGGAGGCGTGCGTCTTGGCCGTGGTGGACGCGGAGGTGCGAGAGGAGGGCTTCCTCTTCGAG GTCAGGGTCCAAACCGAGGACGTGGTGGAGTTCCACGATTAGGATTAAAACGTGGTGGAATGAGAGGTCGAGGAGGCCTGGGCCGAGGAGGTCCACCTGGACGAGGAGGTATCAGTGGCAGAG GTCGTGGAGGAATAGTGGGCCGTGGTCGAGGTGGCTTCCCAGGTCGTGGGAGGGGTCGGGGTCGAGGAAGAGGAGCAACTCGTCCCCCACTGACCCGTGAGCAGCTAGACAATCAACTGGATGCATACATGTCGAAGACAAAAGGCCACCTTGATGCTGAGCTTGATGCGTACATGGCACAAGCTGATGGCGAAGCGAATGATTAG
- the chtopa gene encoding chromatin target of PRMT1a isoform X4, with protein MLKNKQPPTVSIRATMQQQQLASARNRRLAQQMENRPSVQAALKLKQKSLKQRLGKSNIQARLGRPVGTLARGPIIGRGSPRGGVRLGRGGRGGARGGLPLRGQGPNRGRGGVPRLGLKRGGMRGRGGLGRGGPPGRGGISGRGRGGIVGRGRGGFPGRGRGRGRGRGATRPPLTREQLDNQLDAYMSKTKGHLDAELDAYMAQADGEAND; from the exons ATGCTGAAGAACAAACAGCCTCCAACGGTGAGCATTCGAGCAACGATGCAGCAGCAGCAACTGGCAAGTGCCAGAAACCGCCGTTTGGCGCAGCAAATGGAGAACAGGCCCTCTGTCCAAGCTGCGCTCAAGTTGAAGCAG AAGAGTCTGAAACAGCGTCTAGGTAAGAGCAACATCCAAGCACGATTGGGGCGACCAGTGGGAACTTTGGCCCGAGGACCAATTATTGGCCGGGGATCACCAAGAGGAGGCGTGCGTCTTGGCCGTGGTGGACGCGGAGGTGCGAGAGGAGGGCTTCCTCTTCGAG GTCAGGGTCCAAACCGAGGACGTGGTGGAGTTCCACGATTAGGATTAAAACGTGGTGGAATGAGAGGTCGAGGAGGCCTGGGCCGAGGAGGTCCACCTGGACGAGGAGGTATCAGTGGCAGAG GTCGTGGAGGAATAGTGGGCCGTGGTCGAGGTGGCTTCCCAGGTCGTGGGAGGGGTCGGGGTCGAGGAAGAGGAGCAACTCGTCCCCCACTGACCCGTGAGCAGCTAGACAATCAACTGGATGCATACATGTCGAAGACAAAAGGCCACCTTGATGCTGAGCTTGATGCGTACATGGCACAAGCTGATGGCGAAGCGAATGATTAG